A region from the Leptotrichia sp. OH3620_COT-345 genome encodes:
- a CDS encoding YebC/PmpR family DNA-binding transcriptional regulator yields the protein MGRHGTIAGRKEAQDRKRAASFTKFVRLITVAARNGADPEYNVALKHAIEKAKAINMPNDNIMRAVKKGSGTDGSTAYESLNYEGYGPGGVAIIVEGLTDNKNRTVSSIKTAFDRNGGNLGVSGCVSYMFERKGVIIIEKTDKNVEDEIMDIALEADMEDMQTYDDSFYITTSTDSFDSVSSALRNAGYELIEADIEYVPSIEVETLSEIDHEKLKKLIDVLENDDDVQKVHHNYAGEF from the coding sequence ATGGGAAGACACGGTACAATAGCAGGGCGTAAGGAAGCACAGGACAGAAAAAGAGCAGCATCCTTTACTAAATTTGTCAGACTTATCACAGTTGCGGCGAGAAACGGAGCTGACCCCGAATATAATGTAGCTTTAAAGCATGCCATTGAAAAAGCGAAAGCTATAAATATGCCTAATGACAATATTATGAGAGCGGTAAAAAAAGGTTCAGGAACTGACGGTTCTACAGCATATGAATCGTTAAACTATGAAGGTTACGGACCGGGAGGAGTCGCTATAATTGTAGAAGGTCTTACAGATAACAAAAACCGTACTGTTTCATCAATAAAAACCGCTTTTGACAGAAACGGAGGAAATCTCGGTGTTTCAGGCTGCGTTTCCTATATGTTTGAAAGAAAAGGTGTAATTATAATAGAAAAAACTGATAAAAATGTAGAAGATGAAATAATGGATATTGCCCTTGAAGCAGACATGGAAGATATGCAGACTTATGATGACAGTTTTTATATTACAACTTCCACAGACAGTTTTGATTCGGTTTCTTCAGCTTTGAGAAATGCAGGATATGAACTGATAGAAGCGGATATTGAATATGTTCCGTCAATAGAAGTGGAAACTCTTTCTGAAATCGATCATGAAAAACTGAAAAAGCTTATAGATGTTCTTGAAAATGACGATGATGTACAGAAAGTTCATCATAATTATGCAGGAGAATTTTAA